A genomic segment from Oncorhynchus clarkii lewisi isolate Uvic-CL-2024 chromosome 12, UVic_Ocla_1.0, whole genome shotgun sequence encodes:
- the LOC139422782 gene encoding E3 ubiquitin-protein ligase Praja-2-like: protein MGQEAGKPAWPKPPGGHQTITGRRYGRRHAYVSFRPTSAKHRNPSSVEDWPDTEMDGVRRAHSISSKGNISSMLHAIFPVSSNSVHPEVKIKSGKDPPHKKQSTSRQSSKAHSIHYKKSDQPVASDQDQNGGSKKSAEASAWPIPEDEDSNPSNSSILSIVNIDAYEPDSSGGEEEGGQGSDASHGLQKRLDDMIFELGKEFDYLSGLHSYLYTQSSEGTTDCSLRDTESVKDSRTDPRSDSNTEEIPPEWNISEHNRTDHLEISTEFRTPEDLATVGPKGPAELGNDDQRGTQSEMVVRPKIRKQTSETHLEKWKSSHGEEAHCGSAKQASKTKCVSAPPFFLTQTERPNQEFLFDYPPTDSYGLSPIERRGEYGEACSRCISDDEKDIWEELEDFNETGVPFMKAEESSECSEGEWSALWTSDSGLEKERGSSQESWVTLPGLDELHSSGLEDVPELSLPPEEPTPLEEGEIPWLMYNEETGSSSDEDPDGMSHFVHPGLFILDGNNNLEDDSSLSEDLDAEWRLLDDFGEGFGMAQAISYVDPQLLTYMALEERLAQAMEAALAHLESLAIDVEQAHPPATEQIIECLPQITILEDPTGQEHCCAICCGEYVKDEIATQLPCHHMFHKICVTLWLQKSGTCPVCRHILSPVVMETTANTSFVSDQDIPPSNHSAAGMR from the exons ATGGGTCAGGAAGCTGGCAAACCAGCCTGGCCCAAACCACCTGGTGGACATCAGACAATCACAGGAAGGCGATACGGCAGGAGGCATGCATACGTTAGCTTCCGTCCAACCTCTGCCAAGCACAGGAACCCATCCAGCGTGGAGGATTGGCCCGATACGGAAATGGACGGTGTCCGTAGAGCGCATTCCATAT CTTCAAAAGGAAACATCTCCTCGATGCTTCACGCCATCTTTCCTGTCTCATCGAATTCGGTTCACCCAGAGGTGAAAATCAAATCTGGCAAAGATCCTCCCCACAAGAAACAGTCAACTTCTAGGCAGTCATCGAAAGCCCACTCCATCCACTACAAAAAGAGTGACCAACCTGTAGCCTCAGACCAGGACCAAAATGGTGGCTCGAAGAAAAGTGCAGAAGCTAGTGCATGGCCTATCCCCGAGGACGAGGACAGCAACCCTTCTAATTCCAGCATATTGAGCATTGTAAATATTGATGCTTACGAGCCGGACAGTAGTGGCGgcgaggaggaggggggacaagGTTCCGACGCGTCTCACGGTCTCCAGAAAAGACTGGATGACATGATCTTCGAGCTGGGTAAAGAGTTTGACTATCTCAGCGGTTTGCACTCGTATTTGTACACACAATCTAGTGAAGGGACGACAGACTGTTCCCTCAGAGACACTGAGTCAGTGAAAGATTCTagaacagatcctagatcagattcTAACACAGAAGAAATCCCTCCTGAGTGGAATAtatcagaacacaacagaacagatcACCTGGAAATCAGCACTGAGTTCCGAACACCAGAGGACCTAGCAACTGTTGGCCCCAAAGGTCCTGCTGAGCTGGGGAACGACGACCAGAGGGGGACCCAGTCAGAGATGGTGGTTAGGCCCAAAATTCGTAAGCAGACTAGTGAAACACACCTGGAGAAGTGGAAGAGTTCTCATGGCGAGGAGGCACACTGTGGCTCAGCCAAACAGGCCAGCAAGACCAAGTGTGTGTCCGCACCACCATTCTTCCTGACACAAACGGAAAGGCCAAACCAGGAGTTTCTCTTTGATTACCCTCCGACTGATTCATATGGGCTTAGCCCTATCGAGAGGAGGGGTGAATATGGAGAAGCTTGTAGCAGATGTATTTCTGATGATGAAAAGGACATCTGGGAAGAGCTGGAGGACTTCAATGAGACGGGTGTTCCTTTCATGAAGGCTGAGGAAAG cTCGGAGTGCAGCGAGGGGGAGTGGTCAGCCTTGTGGACGTCGGACTCTGGCCTGGAGAAGGAGCGTGGCTCCAGTCAGGAGAGCTGGGTGACGCTGCCCGGCCTGGACGAACTGCACAGCAGCGGTCTTGAGGACGTCCCCGAGCTCAGCCTGCCCCCTGA GGAGCCGACCCctctggaggagggagagataccgTGGTTGATGTACAACGAGGAGACGGGCAGCAGTAGTGACGAAGACCCAGATGGCATGAGTCACTTTGTCCACCCAGGCCTCTTCATCCTGGATGGGAACAATAACCTGGAGGATGACTCCAGCTTGAGCGAGGACCTGGACGCTGAGTGGAG GTTGCTAGATGACTTTGGAGAGGGCTTTGGGATGGCCCAGGCTATCTCCTATGTGGATCCTCAGCTCCTCACATACATGGCTCTTGAAGAGCGTCTGGCCCAAGCTATGGAG GCAGCTCTAGCCCACCTGGAGTCCCTGGCCATTGATGTGGAGCAGGCCCACCCTCCGGCTACAGAACAGATTATAGAGTGTCTGCCTCAGATCACCATATTGGAGGACCCCACTG gtcaggAACATTGCTGTGCCATCTGCTGTGGTGAGTACGTCAAAGACGAGATTGCAACCCAGCTGCCGTGCCACCACATGTTCCACAAGATCTGCGTGACTCTCTGGCTCCAAAAG TCTGGGACTTGCCCTGTCTGTCGTCACATACTGTCGCCTGTTGTCATGGAGACCACTGCTAACACCTCGTTTGTGTCGGATCAGGACATTCCACCGTCCAATCACAGCGCAGCCGGAATGCGGTGA